The following proteins come from a genomic window of Streptococcus pneumoniae:
- a CDS encoding LytTR family DNA-binding domain-containing protein: MKVELQISETYEEEKLIVQAPQPTDKVQKVIEFAENLDQREKIKGKIDDQVYLVEIGKIQRFYIENRKVLAETASQTYSIDLRLYQVLKLLPTNFIQISQSEIINIDSISHLKLTPNGLVEIFLKNESFTYSSRRYLKTIKEKLEL; encoded by the coding sequence ATGAAAGTAGAACTACAGATTAGTGAGACTTACGAGGAGGAAAAGCTGATTGTCCAAGCACCTCAGCCGACAGATAAAGTCCAGAAAGTCATCGAGTTCGCAGAAAATCTGGACCAAAGAGAAAAAATCAAAGGGAAAATCGATGATCAGGTCTATCTAGTTGAGATTGGCAAGATTCAGCGCTTCTATATCGAGAATCGGAAGGTTCTAGCAGAAACCGCGAGTCAGACCTACAGCATTGATTTGCGACTCTATCAGGTTCTTAAACTCTTGCCAACCAATTTTATCCAAATTTCCCAATCAGAAATCATCAATATCGATTCCATCTCTCACCTCAAGCTCACGCCAAACGGTCTGGTAGAAATTTTCTTGAAAAACGAAAGCTTCACCTACTCTTCACGCCGTTATCTAAAAACCATCAAGGAGAAATTAGAACTATGA
- a CDS encoding DUF3021 domain-containing protein — protein MKKQVFHDAAAGVLIGLILSILFSLIYAPNTYAPLNPYSLIGQVMDQHQVHGALVLLYCTLIWAAIGMLFNFGNRLFSRDWSMLRATLTHFFLMLAGFVPLATLAGWFPFHWIFYLQLIIEFAIVYLIIWAILYKREAKKVDHINQLLEHRK, from the coding sequence ATGAAAAAACAAGTATTTCACGATGCAGCTGCCGGTGTTCTTATCGGCCTCATCCTCTCCATCCTCTTTTCACTCATTTATGCACCAAATACCTACGCACCACTAAATCCCTACTCTCTCATCGGCCAAGTGATGGATCAGCATCAGGTTCACGGTGCCCTGGTCTTGCTCTACTGCACACTTATCTGGGCAGCCATCGGTATGCTCTTCAACTTTGGCAACCGCTTATTCAGCCGTGACTGGAGCATGCTTCGTGCCACTCTGACTCATTTCTTCCTTATGCTGGCTGGCTTTGTCCCACTAGCAACTCTTGCTGGTTGGTTCCCTTTCCACTGGATTTTCTACCTCCAGCTCATTATCGAGTTTGCGATTGTCTATCTCATCATCTGGGCTATTCTCTATAAAAGAGAGGCTAAAAAAGTAGATCACATCAATCAACTCTTGGAGCATAGAAAATAG